The following proteins come from a genomic window of Flavobacteriaceae bacterium MAR_2010_188:
- a CDS encoding Acyl-CoA hydrolase: MRFHTRKWVKPQDLNPNRTLFGGQLLAWIDEEAALYTIIQLENSRIVTKYISEINFKSSAKEGDIIEIGIEVAKFGKTSLTLKCEARNKMTRETILTVDNIVMVNLDEDGNPAAHGKNAVEFVKDRL; encoded by the coding sequence ATGCGCTTTCATACTAGAAAATGGGTAAAACCACAAGACCTCAATCCAAATAGAACCTTGTTTGGTGGTCAACTACTCGCTTGGATAGATGAGGAGGCTGCATTATATACTATTATTCAATTAGAAAATTCTCGGATTGTAACAAAATATATATCAGAGATAAACTTTAAAAGTTCCGCAAAAGAGGGAGACATTATAGAGATTGGTATAGAAGTTGCAAAATTTGGTAAAACATCGCTTACTTTAAAGTGTGAAGCGAGAAATAAAATGACACGAGAAACCATTTTAACCGTAGATAATATTGTAATGGTAAATCTAGACGAAGATGGAAATCCTGCTGCACATGGTAAAAACGCGGTAGAATTTGTTAAGGATAGGCTTTAA
- a CDS encoding small conductance mechanosensitive channel, with amino-acid sequence MKEQFNDSLANLVDKLKAWLNTIVESVPNFILAILVMVLAYFLANYVGKLVGRITNRQIHKKSISTIVTKIVTVIIMVIGLFIALGILNLSKALTSLLAGAGVIGLVVGFALQDTLSNTVSGIIISFRDKIRIGNWVETNGFSGEILDVNLKNFVLKEADNNIVLIPNKAILENPLKNYSLTDKIRVTVACGVGYESDLEQVKFLTTQTISETFEDPKSPEEVEFYYTEFGDSSINFICRFWTKGIKAKDKLEATSIAILAIKKAFDKENINIPFPIRTLEFNNRLQLQKEEGNG; translated from the coding sequence ATGAAAGAACAATTTAATGATTCCCTTGCAAATTTAGTCGATAAGCTCAAAGCCTGGTTAAATACTATCGTAGAAAGCGTTCCCAATTTTATTTTAGCCATATTGGTTATGGTTCTGGCGTATTTCCTCGCGAACTACGTAGGGAAATTAGTAGGTAGAATTACTAACCGCCAAATTCACAAAAAATCAATAAGCACCATTGTAACAAAAATCGTTACCGTCATAATTATGGTAATTGGTCTTTTTATTGCTCTCGGTATCCTTAATTTAAGCAAAGCATTGACTTCATTACTAGCAGGTGCAGGTGTCATAGGTCTCGTGGTTGGTTTTGCGTTGCAGGACACTTTATCTAATACAGTTTCTGGAATCATTATCTCATTTAGAGATAAAATAAGGATTGGTAATTGGGTTGAAACAAATGGATTTTCAGGCGAAATTCTAGATGTCAACCTTAAGAATTTTGTATTAAAGGAAGCAGACAACAACATTGTGCTAATCCCGAATAAGGCAATTTTAGAAAATCCGTTGAAGAATTATTCCTTAACCGATAAAATTAGGGTAACGGTTGCATGTGGAGTAGGCTATGAGTCAGATTTAGAACAAGTAAAATTCTTGACTACCCAAACAATTTCAGAGACTTTTGAAGATCCTAAATCTCCAGAAGAAGTGGAGTTTTATTATACTGAATTTGGCGATAGTTCAATAAATTTTATTTGCCGTTTTTGGACAAAAGGAATCAAAGCAAAAGATAAACTTGAAGCTACTAGTATAGCCATCTTGGCAATTAAGAAAGCATTCGATAAAGAGAATATCAATATACCTTTCCCAATCCGTACTCTAGAATTCAACAATAGACTACAACTTCAAAAGGAAGAAGGGAATGGTTAA
- a CDS encoding WD40 repeat: MDNNRENPFVGLRPFEAEESLLFFGRNQQTLEILQRLHTHRFVAVVGGSGSGKSSLIKAGVIPYLKAGFLVDDADNWHIVKMRPGRNALHNLIESFCIEFNPNYCLPDDVEKLLEDYKSEGITPLLDFIKENSSTAKNNMFLLVDQFEELFRFSMNQNHTDDAIDFVNLILGLSNQLVFPVYVVLTMRSDYIGDCAQFYGLPEAMNDSQYLVPKLNRQQLKMVIEGPVKLYGKTVAPNLLSKILNDLNLVQDELPLLQHALLRMWEHEQNIDKNEALDINDYKAIGKIENALSNHAQLAFEGLNDSEKGFARLMFKALTTIDDNGRKIRRPLLLSDLEKLTNADRESIMTVINKFIEDNRSFLILQNVSGSDDVNIDISHESLIRQWKTLNIWVDEEADSESIYRGLAKSAILKDNNERDWLDGIELNLAETWRQENSPNAEWAKRFDFDYNSTIDYLDQSIKEHRYIESKKRARTRRIQILMASVIGLLVFMLAAGYWYYNKEKIRTEASIIHLEASNQLISDPTVAYRLEQEANNRSENTLYSSSAAKIKDNYSLYKIIGNFSNLNLVEGDIYNPTSISPNGEYLFVTDTLKGSKSYKIIKDDGSIVKDFQDQTILSSVFTNNNGFIYGNNKGELFQVNVSDGKSNMFYKLDNDEATAIEVRSDNSILIATNKSELLEVDFEGNLVERFTVGMINPETNQVMNPSPLIDIDLSNNGEILLLNNDGRTFFSNQGTYIKPQSIEGGKVLYSDIYNSTEFIGAFGDGTIKILDIEGKILESFRAQKGALNYLSYLDSDEYIISSSKAGEVVIYNKYGKEIQTFYGHEKGIFAHRIINNRKDLITYSYDGTIRKWKLKFNLSTSLQISIENLNPNDAAVKRKVGSISIVDNNLITNVGSKNLLEAIDLSSADRFDFLKENSSCQDFIKDFSVSKSHGKIVTLCDNGNVSTYSLDNSEMQNSFNVNGLAYGFWLTISGESVFIKSRTDNPKLYQLNGSIKFEFVTEHKGISAVAFSDVNQNRVLLTAEGPFLQVLNIENGKIEKTLALPQNSYPSALCYIKNDKVAIGLVNGDILVYNLSSEKVEKKILHLRTFPIKKLSTIADNALLVESAGGVCYILNLKNEEVKKLEDGNSQILAAHFNPEDSKIYTISSNGQLKAWETKSQNNAVIIEDEDIEGLSKEQLRKFNIN, translated from the coding sequence ATGGATAATAATCGTGAGAATCCATTTGTCGGTTTAAGACCCTTTGAAGCTGAAGAAAGTCTCTTGTTTTTCGGAAGGAATCAGCAGACTTTAGAAATTTTACAAAGATTGCACACTCATCGCTTTGTTGCGGTTGTAGGCGGTTCTGGCAGCGGCAAATCTTCCTTGATAAAAGCTGGTGTCATTCCTTATTTAAAGGCTGGGTTTTTAGTAGATGACGCCGACAACTGGCATATCGTAAAAATGCGACCTGGAAGGAATGCTTTACATAATCTTATTGAAAGTTTTTGTATTGAATTTAATCCAAATTATTGTCTTCCAGATGATGTAGAAAAACTCTTAGAAGATTATAAGAGTGAGGGAATAACCCCCTTGTTAGATTTCATCAAGGAAAACTCGTCTACGGCAAAGAATAATATGTTTTTATTAGTAGATCAGTTTGAAGAACTCTTCCGTTTTTCGATGAATCAAAATCATACCGATGATGCGATTGACTTTGTAAATTTAATTCTCGGGTTGTCTAATCAGTTGGTGTTTCCCGTTTATGTGGTTTTGACAATGCGTTCGGATTATATTGGCGACTGTGCTCAATTTTATGGTTTACCAGAGGCGATGAATGACAGTCAATATTTAGTCCCTAAATTGAACAGGCAACAATTAAAAATGGTCATCGAAGGGCCTGTAAAGTTGTATGGTAAAACGGTTGCACCTAATTTATTATCAAAGATTCTGAACGATTTAAACCTTGTTCAAGATGAACTGCCTTTGTTGCAGCATGCTTTATTGAGAATGTGGGAGCACGAGCAGAATATCGATAAAAATGAAGCTTTAGATATCAATGATTATAAAGCGATCGGTAAAATTGAAAATGCGCTTTCTAACCACGCCCAGCTCGCCTTTGAAGGTTTAAATGATTCCGAAAAAGGGTTTGCTAGGTTAATGTTTAAAGCATTGACAACAATAGACGATAACGGCAGAAAAATAAGACGGCCTTTACTATTGAGCGATCTGGAGAAACTCACCAATGCCGACCGAGAAAGTATAATGACAGTAATCAATAAATTCATAGAAGATAATAGGTCATTTTTAATTTTACAAAATGTGAGCGGGTCAGACGACGTCAATATCGATATTTCCCATGAAAGCTTAATTAGACAATGGAAAACCCTGAATATTTGGGTAGATGAAGAAGCAGATTCAGAATCTATTTATAGGGGTTTGGCAAAGTCTGCTATACTGAAAGATAATAACGAACGTGATTGGTTAGATGGTATTGAACTTAATCTTGCAGAAACATGGAGACAAGAAAATAGTCCGAACGCCGAATGGGCGAAACGCTTTGACTTTGACTATAATTCTACCATAGATTATCTAGATCAGAGCATTAAGGAACATCGTTATATCGAGAGTAAAAAACGCGCAAGAACTCGTAGGATTCAAATATTAATGGCGAGCGTAATTGGGTTACTTGTCTTTATGTTGGCAGCGGGATATTGGTATTATAACAAGGAAAAAATTAGAACTGAGGCATCGATAATTCATTTAGAGGCTAGCAATCAGCTAATTTCTGACCCTACGGTTGCCTACAGGTTAGAACAAGAAGCCAATAATCGAAGTGAAAATACATTATATAGTTCTTCGGCAGCAAAGATTAAGGATAACTATTCCTTGTATAAAATCATTGGGAACTTTAGTAATCTTAATTTGGTTGAAGGTGACATTTACAATCCAACTTCTATTTCTCCAAATGGAGAATATTTGTTTGTAACAGACACTTTAAAAGGAAGTAAGAGTTATAAAATTATTAAAGATGATGGATCAATTGTGAAAGACTTCCAAGACCAAACCATCCTAAGTTCCGTCTTCACGAATAACAATGGATTTATTTACGGAAATAATAAAGGGGAATTGTTTCAGGTAAATGTGAGCGATGGTAAATCTAATATGTTTTACAAACTCGATAATGACGAAGCTACTGCTATAGAAGTTAGGAGCGATAATTCAATTTTAATCGCTACTAATAAAAGTGAATTACTGGAAGTAGATTTTGAAGGAAATCTTGTTGAAAGATTCACCGTTGGCATGATCAATCCAGAAACTAATCAAGTAATGAACCCTTCACCCCTTATTGACATTGACCTAAGTAATAATGGAGAGATTCTATTACTGAATAATGATGGTAGAACCTTTTTCAGTAATCAAGGAACATATATAAAACCACAATCTATTGAAGGTGGTAAAGTTTTGTATTCTGATATTTATAACTCAACTGAGTTTATCGGTGCATTTGGAGATGGGACAATAAAGATTTTGGATATTGAAGGGAAGATTCTAGAGTCTTTTAGAGCCCAAAAGGGGGCTCTTAATTATCTCTCTTATTTAGATTCTGATGAATATATTATAAGTTCCTCGAAAGCAGGTGAAGTGGTTATCTACAATAAATATGGTAAAGAAATCCAAACTTTTTATGGGCATGAAAAAGGAATTTTTGCTCATAGAATTATAAATAATCGTAAAGATTTAATCACTTATAGTTATGACGGAACGATTAGAAAGTGGAAATTAAAATTTAATCTTTCAACCTCATTACAGATTTCTATTGAAAACCTGAATCCAAATGATGCCGCAGTCAAGCGAAAAGTGGGAAGTATTTCAATCGTTGATAATAACTTAATCACTAATGTTGGTAGCAAGAATTTACTGGAAGCTATTGACTTGTCTTCTGCTGATAGATTTGACTTTTTAAAAGAAAATAGTAGTTGTCAGGATTTTATTAAGGATTTTTCGGTTTCAAAAAGTCACGGCAAAATCGTTACACTTTGCGATAACGGGAATGTTTCAACTTATAGTTTAGATAATTCTGAAATGCAAAATTCATTTAATGTCAACGGTCTTGCTTATGGATTTTGGTTAACTATTTCTGGAGAATCCGTTTTTATTAAATCTCGCACGGATAATCCAAAATTGTATCAATTAAACGGTAGCATTAAATTTGAATTTGTAACGGAGCATAAAGGAATCTCTGCGGTTGCATTTTCAGATGTTAATCAAAACAGAGTGTTGCTTACCGCAGAAGGTCCATTTCTGCAAGTTCTAAATATTGAAAATGGTAAAATTGAAAAAACGTTGGCGCTTCCACAAAATTCCTATCCGAGTGCTTTGTGCTATATCAAAAATGATAAAGTAGCGATTGGCTTGGTGAATGGGGATATTCTCGTTTATAATTTATCTTCAGAAAAAGTAGAAAAGAAGATTTTACATCTAAGAACTTTTCCTATTAAAAAACTTTCCACAATTGCTGACAATGCCTTATTGGTTGAATCTGCTGGCGGAGTATGCTACATCTTGAATTTAAAAAATGAAGAAGTGAAAAAATTAGAGGATGGAAATTCACAAATATTAGCCGCGCATTTTAATCCGGAAGACTCAAAGATTTATACCATTTCTAGTAATGGACAATTAAAAGCGTGGGAAACAAAATCTCAAAATAATGCTGTAATAATTGAAGATGAAGATATTGAAGGTTTGAGTAAAGAGCAGTTGAGAAAATTCAATATAAATTAA
- a CDS encoding chemotaxis protein MotB, with protein MKKISILALSTVFMFSCVSKKKYVALETENGEIRSELQKQKVENEELEAKFDIIQARVDKYNDKINSLTKENDAMLVSVEGTVISNDTKKAMRQTLKNVDAAELAGAKTLRDSMNVAVSHNLKKSIDTSTLDEEDDIAINIDETVVMISISDKMLFNTASYKVSNKANNILQKLADVINSEPSIEVMVEGHTDSRSINTAKIADNWDLSVLRATSVVRKLQEDYGVAPEKLIAAGRSSYIPLVENDNNDNRSKNRRTRIIILPNINKFFALMGGDESASVETSSMNNN; from the coding sequence ATGAAAAAAATTTCAATCCTAGCGCTATCAACTGTTTTTATGTTTTCATGCGTTTCTAAAAAGAAGTATGTAGCATTAGAAACAGAAAACGGTGAAATCCGTAGCGAATTACAAAAGCAGAAAGTAGAAAATGAAGAACTTGAAGCTAAATTCGATATTATCCAAGCGAGAGTTGATAAGTACAACGACAAGATAAATTCACTTACAAAAGAAAACGACGCCATGTTAGTTAGCGTAGAAGGTACTGTTATAAGTAATGATACCAAGAAAGCTATGAGACAAACTCTTAAGAATGTTGATGCTGCCGAATTAGCTGGAGCAAAAACATTAAGAGATTCTATGAATGTTGCCGTTTCTCATAACCTTAAAAAATCAATAGATACATCAACTTTAGATGAAGAAGATGACATCGCTATAAATATTGATGAGACTGTGGTAATGATTTCTATTTCTGATAAAATGTTATTCAACACTGCTAGTTATAAAGTAAGTAACAAAGCAAATAATATTCTTCAAAAGTTGGCAGATGTAATCAATTCTGAACCAAGCATCGAAGTTATGGTAGAAGGTCATACTGACTCTAGAAGCATTAATACTGCCAAAATCGCAGATAACTGGGATTTGAGCGTGTTGCGTGCAACTTCAGTTGTTAGAAAATTACAAGAAGATTATGGTGTTGCTCCTGAGAAGCTAATCGCAGCAGGTAGAAGTAGCTATATTCCTTTAGTTGAAAATGACAATAACGATAATAGATCTAAAAACAGAAGAACTAGAATTATAATCTTACCAAACATTAATAAGTTTTTTGCTTTAATGGGTGGTGATGAGAGTGCTTCAGTTGAAACATCTTCAATGAACAACAACTAA
- a CDS encoding Outer membrane protein OmpA yields the protein MKTHIKQILTVMVAVLFLYGCSATKNANNKEKGAVIGAAGGAVIGGVIGNNVGSKSNTVLGAIIGAAVGGAAGGYIGDRMDRQAEKIEQEIPGAKVERVGEGINVTFDENSGVYFGTNKYNVNDRSAETLTKLANIFMEYPNSDILVEGHTDNVGADDYNMGLSRRRAEAVSSFLVGKSISSGRITTNWYGENQPVGDNSTATGRAQNRRVELGIVANEALKKEAQEKAN from the coding sequence ATGAAAACACATATAAAACAGATTTTAACAGTTATGGTTGCCGTTTTATTTCTATACGGATGCTCGGCTACCAAAAACGCAAATAACAAAGAAAAAGGCGCCGTTATCGGTGCTGCTGGAGGCGCCGTGATTGGCGGTGTCATCGGAAACAATGTTGGTAGTAAGAGTAATACAGTTTTAGGAGCAATTATCGGAGCCGCTGTAGGTGGAGCAGCCGGCGGTTACATTGGTGACCGAATGGATAGACAAGCTGAAAAGATTGAACAAGAGATTCCTGGAGCTAAAGTAGAAAGAGTTGGCGAGGGTATAAATGTTACTTTCGATGAAAACTCAGGAGTTTATTTTGGGACTAACAAATATAACGTCAATGACAGATCAGCAGAGACTCTTACAAAACTTGCTAATATATTTATGGAATATCCAAATAGTGATATCTTAGTGGAAGGCCATACTGATAATGTAGGTGCCGATGACTATAATATGGGACTTTCTAGAAGAAGGGCTGAAGCTGTTTCTTCATTCTTAGTTGGAAAAAGTATTTCCTCTGGTAGAATAACAACTAATTGGTATGGAGAAAATCAACCAGTTGGGGACAATTCAACTGCCACTGGAAGAGCTCAAAATAGAAGAGTAGAGTTAGGTATTGTAGCTAATGAAGCTCTTAAGAAGGAAGCTCAAGAGAAAGCAAATTAA
- a CDS encoding Uncharacterized conserved protein YafD, endonuclease/exonuclease/phosphatase (EEP) superfamily, which translates to MIITYYVLTFLLVITTFLPRINDQHWFFRIWDFGKVQLVIMQFLLLIWGFVYIEFDNLLLIICQGILAFTFIFNSAVLIRFTSLYKTYKQDKSVRKSKSVSLLSVNVYQFNDEYERLINLIERIKPDIVLTMESNYNWDMALEKLDSSYKHSKKIPQENTYGMHFWTNLEVKKIKVNHFMSDDIPSIHCSLKTEDGWDFDFIGIHPPPPSPTEEETSKERDGELLSVAKIVKDMDTPVVVAGDFNNVAWAKSSMLFKRISQLIDPRVGRGFVSTFHAKYWFLRFPIDLFFHSEKVYIEEFKAEEAVGSDHFPLYTKFHIGSSDNPETVNVEKQEEDDTEEMEEMIDEGKHTQSERKEVVTED; encoded by the coding sequence ATGATTATTACTTATTATGTGCTAACCTTTTTATTGGTTATTACTACATTTTTACCAAGAATTAACGATCAGCATTGGTTTTTTAGAATCTGGGATTTTGGGAAGGTCCAGTTAGTTATAATGCAATTCCTCCTATTAATATGGGGCTTTGTATATATAGAATTCGACAACCTTTTACTTATTATTTGCCAAGGAATTTTAGCCTTCACCTTCATCTTTAATTCGGCCGTGCTTATAAGGTTTACTTCATTATATAAAACCTATAAACAAGATAAATCAGTTAGGAAATCTAAGAGTGTATCACTCTTATCAGTCAATGTCTATCAGTTTAACGATGAATACGAAAGACTAATTAATTTAATTGAAAGGATCAAGCCAGATATCGTCCTGACAATGGAGTCTAACTACAACTGGGACATGGCCCTGGAGAAATTGGATTCCAGTTATAAACACTCAAAAAAAATTCCACAAGAAAACACATATGGGATGCATTTTTGGACAAATTTGGAAGTAAAGAAAATAAAAGTGAACCATTTTATGTCGGACGATATTCCGAGTATACATTGCTCACTTAAAACTGAAGATGGTTGGGATTTCGATTTTATCGGTATTCATCCTCCCCCACCGAGCCCAACTGAAGAAGAAACGTCTAAAGAACGCGATGGGGAATTATTATCCGTTGCTAAAATTGTCAAGGATATGGATACGCCAGTAGTGGTCGCTGGTGATTTCAACAATGTTGCATGGGCCAAATCTTCAATGCTCTTTAAAAGGATTTCTCAACTAATAGATCCGCGGGTAGGTAGAGGTTTTGTGTCAACCTTTCACGCTAAATATTGGTTTTTACGTTTCCCCATAGATTTATTTTTCCATTCCGAAAAAGTATATATCGAAGAGTTTAAGGCCGAAGAGGCAGTTGGCTCTGATCACTTTCCATTGTACACTAAATTTCACATAGGAAGTTCAGATAACCCCGAGACCGTAAATGTTGAGAAACAAGAAGAAGATGACACTGAAGAAATGGAAGAAATGATAGACGAGGGAAAACACACCCAATCCGAACGAAAAGAAGTCGTTACCGAAGACTAA
- a CDS encoding Putative beta-lactamase-inhibitor-like, PepSY-like: MKKLLNMKLANFPILGILCLMLTVGCKNDVQQEKLTVKSEPTKDESVQGTPKAVVENFKKMFPGENNADWEQDANGYWEARFNKDDEKYRADFNADGSWIETENSIKKENLSDQIKKVIERDYSEYEITEVEYVNHHSKGEFFDVEFKQEGKNKDVEFRENGEIIN; encoded by the coding sequence TTGAAGAAATTATTAAATATGAAACTTGCTAACTTCCCTATTCTTGGTATCCTTTGCTTAATGTTAACCGTAGGATGCAAAAACGACGTTCAACAGGAAAAACTTACCGTAAAATCAGAACCCACTAAAGACGAATCCGTACAAGGAACACCAAAAGCGGTCGTAGAAAATTTTAAAAAAATGTTTCCTGGAGAAAATAATGCGGATTGGGAGCAAGACGCTAACGGATATTGGGAAGCTCGTTTTAATAAGGATGATGAGAAGTATAGAGCTGATTTTAACGCAGATGGTAGTTGGATAGAAACTGAAAACAGTATTAAAAAAGAAAATCTTAGCGACCAAATAAAAAAAGTGATAGAACGAGATTATTCAGAATATGAAATCACAGAAGTAGAATACGTAAACCATCATTCTAAAGGTGAATTCTTTGATGTAGAATTTAAGCAAGAAGGAAAGAATAAAGATGTAGAATTTCGAGAAAATGGAGAGATTATAAATTAA
- a CDS encoding integral membrane protein, giving the protein MKMTLLGIFKVVAFLEGISYILLLFIAVPIKYMADDPTYVKLLGMPHGILFIGYIILALLIIRKYGLSFKSSFWLLAYSLIPIAAFFAERKIVEREIHQTLE; this is encoded by the coding sequence ATGAAAATGACATTATTGGGCATATTTAAAGTTGTTGCTTTCCTTGAAGGGATTTCCTATATACTTCTGCTTTTTATTGCTGTACCTATTAAGTATATGGCAGATGATCCAACCTATGTAAAATTGTTAGGTATGCCCCACGGGATATTGTTTATCGGGTATATCATTCTAGCTCTTTTGATTATAAGGAAATATGGTTTGAGTTTTAAATCGAGCTTTTGGTTATTGGCATATTCACTCATACCTATTGCAGCATTCTTTGCTGAAAGAAAAATTGTAGAAAGGGAAATTCATCAAACTTTAGAATAG
- a CDS encoding TIGR02453 family protein, with amino-acid sequence MSLIVKPENLEFLKLLSDNNDRDWFAEQKKDFKQQENHLKKFFLEIFNRLNIHDQLDTSKVFRIYRDVRFSKNKLPYKTHFAASYHRVKPDLRGGYYVHIEPNDKSFLATGFWNPEKEDLFRIRKELEMDAKDFRTIIGEKDFRKIWGDLQGEELKSAPRDFDKDHVNIDLIRKKQFVFRKSYTDKEVLSETFLDEVVASFQSIRPYFNYMSEVLTTNLNGESTINQEK; translated from the coding sequence ATGTCATTAATCGTAAAACCTGAAAATCTGGAGTTCCTAAAATTGTTGAGTGATAATAATGATAGAGATTGGTTTGCTGAACAAAAAAAGGATTTCAAGCAGCAGGAAAATCATCTTAAAAAATTCTTTTTAGAAATATTTAACCGACTAAACATTCACGATCAATTAGACACTTCTAAGGTTTTTAGAATTTATCGTGATGTTCGATTCTCAAAAAACAAGCTACCCTACAAAACTCATTTTGCGGCATCTTACCACCGAGTGAAACCTGACCTGAGAGGAGGATATTATGTTCATATAGAACCAAATGATAAATCTTTCCTGGCTACTGGGTTCTGGAATCCTGAAAAGGAAGATTTATTTCGTATTCGAAAAGAGTTAGAAATGGATGCCAAGGATTTTAGAACAATTATTGGCGAAAAGGATTTTAGAAAGATTTGGGGTGATCTACAGGGCGAGGAGCTTAAATCCGCACCAAGGGATTTTGATAAAGACCATGTTAATATAGACCTTATTAGAAAAAAGCAGTTTGTCTTTAGGAAATCCTATACTGATAAAGAAGTTCTGTCCGAAACATTTCTTGATGAAGTCGTTGCGTCCTTCCAATCTATTAGGCCTTATTTTAATTATATGAGTGAAGTGCTTACTACCAATCTCAATGGCGAAAGCACCATCAACCAAGAAAAATAA
- a CDS encoding AraC-type DNA-binding protein encodes MYFIKERNIIEVLAQLAQKLDANFSRDFSCASLILDNHIGRGAITAYELFPGLAALIYSVKFNEDITISVDESSMNPLYFIFCINGKLKHRFSDEIDTRSIHIQQNVILTSSKQQHNVFKFPKDEKIEASFIYLLRETDELDDSKIKYLRTGVQDILEEIGEIDSYKFFGHIRPKTATYVERIIHNNKKGVVGRLLVEASIMSILALQIENHEEEITSPKLNPPIKQDELMRILKLSETITSSLDKTLSVKDLSKLSSLNPKKLQAGYRYLFGMSANAYIKNVRLETALELLQTTDLSISEIVYRIGLSSRSYFTRLFTERYGYKPSEYKNMIKSIHIDLLE; translated from the coding sequence ATGTATTTTATTAAAGAGCGAAATATTATAGAAGTACTCGCTCAACTGGCTCAAAAGCTTGACGCCAATTTTTCTCGAGACTTTTCTTGTGCAAGTTTGATACTTGATAATCACATTGGTAGAGGTGCAATCACCGCCTATGAATTATTTCCAGGCCTAGCAGCTTTAATTTACAGCGTAAAATTTAATGAAGACATTACGATTTCTGTTGATGAGAGTTCAATGAATCCTCTATATTTTATATTTTGTATAAACGGGAAGTTAAAACATCGCTTTTCGGATGAAATAGACACGCGTTCAATTCATATTCAACAGAATGTAATACTCACGAGTTCTAAGCAGCAGCACAATGTTTTCAAATTCCCAAAGGACGAAAAAATTGAAGCGAGCTTTATCTATTTGCTAAGAGAGACTGATGAGTTAGATGATAGTAAAATAAAATATCTGCGAACCGGAGTCCAAGATATTCTTGAAGAAATTGGTGAAATTGATAGTTACAAGTTTTTTGGACATATAAGACCTAAAACCGCCACTTATGTTGAAAGGATTATACACAACAATAAGAAAGGCGTGGTTGGGAGATTGTTAGTAGAAGCATCAATAATGAGCATTCTCGCGCTTCAGATTGAAAATCATGAAGAAGAAATAACGTCACCAAAATTAAATCCTCCTATAAAGCAAGATGAGCTTATGAGAATATTAAAGCTCAGCGAAACGATTACAAGCTCGCTCGATAAAACTTTGTCGGTTAAAGATTTAAGTAAGTTGTCCTCCCTAAATCCGAAAAAGCTACAAGCTGGTTATCGCTATCTCTTTGGTATGTCTGCAAATGCTTATATAAAGAATGTTCGTTTAGAAACAGCGCTAGAATTGCTTCAGACCACGGACCTATCTATCTCCGAGATTGTTTATCGGATAGGTCTTTCGAGTAGAAGTTATTTTACGAGACTCTTCACAGAACGTTATGGTTATAAGCCCAGCGAATACAAGAATATGATCAAATCTATTCATATTGATTTACTAGAATAA
- a CDS encoding Lipocalin-like domain-containing protein, translated as MRYLITLIAFCTIMSCSLSKTEREARNTIDGTWVLNSVTYDATGNFNVELFNDTSAKCFEMSKWFFRSNNSTGSYEIVNADCPTGTRNIRWSAVEVGKDTQDYDFTMKLVDEKYRDKQEDTGFRMNLKYLDANTMTITQTVNFEGAPFKINMNFARLAQ; from the coding sequence ATGAGATATTTAATCACCTTAATTGCTTTCTGTACGATTATGTCTTGTTCTCTGTCCAAAACGGAGCGAGAAGCAAGAAATACAATTGACGGAACATGGGTTTTAAATTCAGTGACCTACGACGCCACTGGAAATTTTAATGTTGAATTATTCAATGATACTTCAGCAAAATGTTTTGAAATGAGCAAGTGGTTCTTTAGATCCAATAACAGTACTGGGTCTTATGAAATTGTAAATGCCGATTGTCCTACGGGAACCCGAAATATTCGTTGGTCTGCGGTAGAAGTTGGCAAGGATACACAAGATTATGACTTTACAATGAAGCTTGTAGACGAAAAATATCGTGACAAACAAGAAGATACTGGTTTTCGCATGAATCTAAAATATTTAGATGCCAACACCATGACCATTACCCAAACAGTAAATTTTGAAGGAGCGCCCTTTAAAATCAATATGAACTTTGCAAGATTAGCACAATAA